One Perognathus longimembris pacificus isolate PPM17 chromosome 13, ASM2315922v1, whole genome shotgun sequence genomic window, TACCAGTGCCTAAAACATAAATGCTCAGAAGATAGTGGGTAGTATTATTTGTCAGTGTCTCTGGGTGCAGAACCTAGGCGTATCAGAAGAGACTACCTCTGGTCAGGCAGTCGTTCGTAACCACCAGCATGAGGTGGTAGGTGGAGTCAGAACTGCCTGTCATGGGGGGCCCTGGGAAAGCAGCTTCTCACCCTCAGAATCAAGATGAAGACCTTCACtggcaggcattggtggcttatgccctgtaatcctagctgctctggagcctgagatctgaggattggggttcaaagccagcacagacaggaaagtttctgagactccttttttgttgttgttgctttggccagtcctggggcttggactcagggtctgagcaccgtccctggcttctttttgctcaaggctagcactctgccacttgagccacagttccacttctggccattttctgtatatgtggtgcccgggaatcgaacccagggcctcatgtataggaggcgagcactcttgccacccggccatatccccagccccaagtttctgaaactcttatctccaactagccaccagaaaaccagaaggggctgtggctcaaagtggtagagtgctagccctgagcaaaagcactcatagacagtgcccaggcccagagttcaagccccatgactgaccaaaaaaaaaaaaaaaaaaagttaagacctGCTTCCAGAGGCGTGAagctgagggagggaggcagaaccGGGTATGAGCGCCCGAGGGCGGGTGCAGGTGGCAGGCACAGCCCAGCGGGGCTGTCCAGGTCAAGTTGGTTAGGGCAGCTCAAGATGGAGCCTGAGGAAGGTTTTAGGGTTAAACTCACAGGCCCAGCCAAGGTGTCTGGCTTCCGTGCTCTAGGCCGAGGCTCTAGGGGTGGAAACGGGTAACGTGGGAGGGCGCCCCCTTCTGGCCAGAACATGGATGTGCTGGCGTGCCACCTGGGGCGGCATTGGGGCCGCCGAGTGTCTCCTTGGGAGACTCCAGCCCTCGTGGAGATGCCCCCACGGGGTGATAGGAGACCCTGTGAGGTCAGGGGCTTGGGGGTGCAAAGGTGCGTGTGGATGGGTCCAGGGCTATAGCAGGGCAGGGTCTGGGGGTGAGCAGCCTGCCCGCGCTCTCTGTGCCGGGAGTTCTGGCTCGGCCCAGGCTGGGTTGTCTGGAATGACTCCCAGGCTCAGCGGCCTCTCTCCCCACAGGAAGGCCCGATCCCCgaccccagccctgccccgggTCCACCTACAGCCCCAGCCCTGCAGCAGCCCCTGGGTGAGTAGTTTTGAAGGGTCTGTGACCCAGTTCAGTTTAGGCTGGGCCGGGGCCTCTGGGGGACCCTTGCCGGTTAGGGGAGCCTTATCACCTGATCTCTGTCTGCAGGCGGGAGTCCTCcctcggaggaggaggaggaggtgcccCTCATTGCAGGGGAGGAGGCTGGACTGGTAAGGAGGGCTAAGTGGGAAGGACCGCCGCGTGGGTCTTTCTAGGGAAGGCCTGGGGAGAGCGCGCCTGTCCTCTgcccccttcccactccccagCAACGGTTCCAGGACACGAGTCAGTACGTGTGTGCAGAGCTGCAGGCCCTGGAACAGGAGCAGAGACAGATAGACGGGCGGGCGGCGGAGGTGGAGACGCAGTTGAGGAGCCTCATGGAATCAGGTAGGGTGGGCGTCTGGGGTCCCCCTCCTCAACACACATCACTCTGTCCAAGACGGTGGGAGGGGCCAGGAAGAAGCGCAGCCCGGAACCCCGGTCCCTTGCCGAGCCTGGACTAGGGGAGACCCTTGCTAGAGGCGCATAGCTCAGGCCTCTGGGATGCCCCGGAGAAGCAAGCACCCTCTCTAAGATGCCCAGTTGCTCTGCCCTGACCCGAGGCAGGCCTGGTGATGGTTCGCGCTTGATTCAGGTGTCAACAagctggaggaggaaatgctgatCCAGGAGTGGTTCACCCTAGTCAACAAGAAGAACGCCCTCATCCGCAGACAGGACCAGCTGCAGCTACTGTGAGTGCCGAGCGGGGAGCCCCTCCAGCAAGCCCCTCCTCCCCGCCagcacaggccccgcccctgcccgcacggccccgcccccagcgggCCGGGCCTGCAGGCAGGAGTAGCGGAAGTGAGctaaagctgctgcttttctttttttctttttttttggccagtcctgggccttggactcagggcctgagcactgagcactgagcactgtccctggcttctttttgctcaaggctagcactctgccacttgagccacagctccacttttggccgttttctgtatatgtggtgctggggaatcgaacccagggcctcatgtatacgaggcaggctctcttgccactaggccatatccccagccccaagctgctgcttttctacaAAAGATCTCTCTGTGGAATCACTGCAAGCCATTTTGTGAACCCCCCCCACCCGTAATTCTGGTCTTGGGTATAAAGTTTATACCTCTTGCTTGGTGCAAACTGTGGCCCAAGAAACTCAAGCTTTCCCTCCAGTTCCATCCCTTGCCTTTTACAGTAAGGAAAAGAGCCCCCCACAGGTGTGAGATTGTGGGGTCTCAGGCCACCTTCCACATAATTGCTTTGATCATCCTGCAAGGTGCAGGGGGCTTTGGCTCCTTTTTGCAGTTCGGGTCGCTTTCCAGAGTATTCTTTAGTTTGCTATTTCCACCCAGATAGTTTTTCTAGGTTGTTTCTTACTTTAAAAGACTAGTGGAAACGACAGCAACAAAAGAGAAGTCTGCATGAGGACTAAGCTGTCATGCTGGGGTCAGCCCGGCGGCCGGGGCGGTGGGGTGGCCCAGCAGGGGGCTCCCTGGGGCTCCCCTCTTCCTGACCCGGCCCCTGCCTCCCAGCATTGAGGAGCAGGACCTGGAGCGGAGGTTCGAGCTGCTGAGCCGGGAGCTGCGGGCCATGCTGGCCATCGAAGGTGGGCaggggcccggggggagggggggacgggcgAGAGGCCGGCCGGggggccccgggcgggcggccTCCTGACTTGGGCTCCTCGGCTGCTCAGATTGGCAGAAAACGGTGGCGCAGCAGCACCGGGAGCAGCTGCTGCTGAAGGAGCTGGTGTCCCTGGTGAACCAGCGGGACGAGCTGGTCCGGGACCTGGACCACAAGGAGCGGATGTGAGCGGAGGCCtggaggcccggggcgggggcggggcggggggggggcagccggaGGCCCCGTCCACCCGGGTGCTGATCGCAGCCCTTCCGCCCCCAGTGCCCTGGAGGAGGACGAGCGCCTGGCGCGGGGCTTGGAGCAGCGGCGCCGCAAGCTGAGCCGGCAGCTGAGCCGGCGGGAGCGCTGCGCCCTGAGCTGAGCCCTGAGCTGAGCCCGCGCTGGGCCCCTGGCGCccggctgcccccctccctcccccggccgcCCCGGGCTGCCtggacccccacccccgggcccccgGCTGCCCTTCCGGGCCGTATTTATTTGTCGGTAtgaatgtgtgcgtgtgtgtccccAATGGCCAGAACCCGGCCGAGGGCTCAGGGACCTTGGGGAGCCCCTCGCCCCCCAACCCTGCCGGAGACTCCCCAGCAATAAAGCCAGACAGCAGACATCGATGCCCGTGCCCGTGGCTTTTTCTCTGGACGGTTTGGGTttcaaaaagaggaagagggtggCGTTTTTCCACAACCCTAAAAACCACCTGGCCGACTTGGCAATTCCCagaggtaaactgaggcagggaccTACGCCTTTGGAGAACGATGACCCAGGAGGGGAGTCCCATTTTGAAAGAAGACGTGCAAATGGCCAACTTgcttcctattttatttatttttgtatggtGGTGGGACCTCACACATAGTGGGcaacccatttatttatttattttgttgatttattttgtgtttttttttgccagtcctgggccttgaactcagggcctgagcactgtccctggcttctttttgctcaaggctagcactctgccacttgagccacagcgccgcttctggccgttttctgtatatgtggtgctggggaatcgaacccagggcttcatgtatacgaggcgagcgctctaccactaggccatattctgagtcccccaattatttatttttggtgctgggactggggcttgaactctgggcctacctACGTGCTATGGacgtcttagctttttcactccaggttaTGGCACACCATTTGAGCCTCAATTCCACTTtagttgttggttgtggggctggaactcagggcctgtccccgagctcttttgtgcaaggctagggctctaccattttgagccacagtgccacttccaggctttgagttaattggaggtgagagtcgcGTGGACTTTGCCGCCCAGGCCTGGTTCCAGCcgcggtcctcaggtctcagcctcctgagcagctgagcaGCTAGGGTTGCAGGCGCGAGCCGCGGCCGCCTGGCCCAGTTTGTCTTATTTACAATgtaattgtattgttattattaaggcgTACAGAGGCGCTGCCGTTTCCTAAGTCAGGTGgcgagtgcatttctttttggacaatgtcaccctttgctttgcttccccgccgatcccctcccatccctgcccacacgtcgtgaagttcatttcccacatagcatCTGCCGAGCACCAcaccattttattttgtattagcaCATGATTCCCTGAGGTCCTCATTCATAGTCCTGCTTCACCCCCCATGGACCCCCCCTCCAGATTCTTCCCCAAGCTTCCCCATGGCTGCCTCCAGCTCCTTCATCTAAGAGAAGATGAGGTTGGTCACGTGACCCTGGTCAGCGAGCTGGGGTCTGCTGTGAGGTGGTCACGTGACCCTGGTCAGGGAGCTGTGGTCTGTTCTGGGGTGGGCGTGGTGGTCACATGACGCTGGTCAGTGAGCTGGGAGGTGGGCATGGTGGTCACGTGACCCTGGTCAGGGAGCCGGGGTGTGCTCGGAGGTGGGCTGGAGGGAGGCAGGGTGCTCAGGTCCAGCCCCTCTCGGCCCAGGATGCCACGCTGGTCTTCGGCCGTGGCAGGGCCACCGCACCCAAAGAACTTCACGGTGGCGCGGACTTGTGGCAGCTCCGAGAAGATCTGCACCGCGAGCAGCATGGCCAGGAGCCCCAGCAGCAGGTAGCCTGGGGAGGAGAGCGAGGCTGCCGGGGCTGCCGGGGTGGCTCCTGGGAACGCCTGGCGGGTTCCACCGCACCCCCACACGGGCACCCCCACACCGGGCACCCCCACATCGGGCACCCCACACCGGGCACCCCCACACCGGGCACCCCACACCGGGCACCCCGTCACCGGGCACCCCACACGGGCACCCCACACCGGGCACCCCACACCGGGCACCCCCACACCGGGCACCCCCACACCAGGCACCCCCACACCGGACACCCCCACACCGGGCACCCCACACCAGGTACCCCCACACCGGGCACCCCGTCACCGGGCACCCCACACGGGCACCCCACACCGGGCACCCCACACGGGCACCCCCACACCGGGTAACCCACACCAGGCACCCCACACCGGGCACCCCGTCACCGGGCACCCAGGGCTCCGCATCTGTGGGCGCAGCCTCTCTGCCCGTGGTTTCTGGGGGCCTCCCCGCCCAGCTCTCGGGACTTACCCAGAAGGGAGAACTGGCCCAGGTGGTAAAGCACGGGGTGCAGGCCGCGGCCCCGGCCGGGCAGCAGGTCCCCCAGGCCGACGGTGCTGAGGGAGCCGAAGCAGAAGTAGACGGCCTCCAGCAGGCTGCCGTCCGCCCGGGCCGCCCAGAGCAGCAGCGCCGGCAGCAGCAGGAAGGCGGCGGCCGCCAGCAGCCCGAACCCCGCGGCCCCGAGCAGCGCGGCCCGGGCGGGTGCCAGGCGCCAGCGGGCCGCCACCCGGACCCCCAAGCCGCCCAAGGGAGCGGGCAGGGCGCGCCGCAGCGCCGCCGCGAGGACCAAGGCGGCCGGCAGCCCCAGCGCCGCGTACGCCACGCAGAAGGCCTTCCCCCCGGCCGACAGCGGGGCCATGCCGCCGTAACCTGGGGGAGAGAAGCTTCGTCAGCCATCTTGGGGCGAGCCTGCGGGTCCCCTCGGGCCGCGGGAAGCCGCCCTCCGGCCGGGATCCTGGGCAAGGCCCTCCGGCCGCTCTGCGCCACTCTTGACTTGGGTGGGAAATGAAAGACTCAAGAAAGACAATGGGTGCTCAGGCCCCGTGGTCGCTGGGGCCACTCACAGCTACTGTCCTGTCTCGGGAGATCCTGgccgccttccttccttcctttgttcttccctttccttgttttcgggtgctggggattgaatgcaGGCTTGAGATGGTAGGCTGGGGGAGTGCACTGtcaccagcccccccacccccacccccaccaggagCCAGGCTTTCTGAGAGATTTCCTTGGCTCTGCTTTTGACCTTCTACCCATTTCCCAGAGAGGTGTCACATCTGTCTGTGCGCCAGGCCCCGAGGGCAGGCGGGAACACACCAAAGGGACGAGCAGAGGCAGATGAGCAGAACGGGtaagggagaggtgggagggagggcaaggCATGCTGGGAGAACAGGATCCGCTGGTCCAGAGGTGGCAAAGGACAACGTCCACCAGAGCCAGGTGTGAGGTAGTAGAAGGGACTGGGGTGGGCTGGAGAAGCCGCAAGAGTGCTCCTGTCCTGCCCGTAGGTTGATGTGCAGGGATTCAGGCTCAGTGTGAATTGGCTTCTTGAATTGCCAATACAGGTCTCAAGTCAGAAGCTACTTGGCAGTTTGCAGAGCAGCAGCAAAAGCCAGGTGGGGTCCCTTTGCTTTATTTCCCTGGGCCTAGGTACATGCTATTCCTGAAGGCAGGAATTCTGTTATCCTTTATCAGCCTCCTGCGGCCTTGGTGACTAGATCATCCTCGgaaacttcctccctcccttctggtcTGGTTCCTCCATACCCTTCCATCCGAGAGCCCATCCcgcgcacacgcatgcgcacGGTGTGCCTCCTACCACGTCACAAGTCTTGGGACTTTTCCTGGGTCCCAAGCAGACCTGAGGCGAGGCTGGGGAGGCCACACCCCTCCTGGCAGCTGAAGTGGTGGCACCAGTTGGGGTGTGTTGGTGTGGGGAGCCCCGGCTGTGATGTCAGGCCTGATAGAGCCTGAGCTTCACCTGGCAccacggggctggggggagggctgcACTCCTCGGGTGGGGAGGGCTATGGCATCAGAAGCCTCCTCCCTTGGGGTCGCTTGGCATGGCGGCCTACCGGTGGTGGTGAGGATACTGGCGGTGAAGAGCAGGGCCGAGGGAAGGTCCCAGGTGCTGGCCTCGGAGCCGTTGGCCAGGCTGGAGATTCCGTGGGCCTGCGCTCGCAGGCTGGTACCCAGAAGCCTTTCCAGCGCTCCGGGTGGCAAGCAGGCCCCGTACTCGGCCTGGAAAGTGGCCAGCTCGGCCTGGAGCTGGGCCTGGAGGCGGCGTGCCGGGGGCCCCTCCAGGGCCTGGAACACCACGGCCccgagccccagggccag contains:
- the Kcnk7 gene encoding potassium channel subfamily K member 7, encoding MKALTPWARYLLLAVAHLLALGLGAVVFQALEGPPARRLQAQLQAELATFQAEYGACLPPGALERLLGTSLRAQAHGISSLANGSEASTWDLPSALLFTASILTTTGYGGMAPLSAGGKAFCVAYAALGLPAALVLAAALRRALPAPLGGLGVRVAARWRLAPARAALLGAAGFGLLAAAAFLLLPALLLWAARADGSLLEAVYFCFGSLSTVGLGDLLPGRGRGLHPVLYHLGQFSLLGYLLLGLLAMLLAVQIFSELPQVRATVKFFGCGGPATAEDQRGILGREGLDLSTLPPSSPPPSTPRLPDQGHVTTMPTSQLTDQRHVTTTPTPEQTTAP